The following is a genomic window from Streptomyces chrestomyceticus JCM 4735.
GGTGCGGCGTTGTACGGAAGTCTCCAAGGACACCATTGCGCCTTTGTCGCCGCCACACGATGATCGGCTGCGGGGCGCTGGACTAACGTCATCGCGTCCCCCTGTCCCCGCTCCACCTCACACCCCGCGGAGTTCCGATGAGCACTGCCGACGCAACCACCAGGCCCGGTGCGGTCCTCGCCGATCTGCTGCCCGCAGCGGACGCCACCCGCGCCCGCGTCCGCGACGCCGCACTGGTCGTCGGCGGCGCCGCGCTCACCGGCATCGCCGCGCAGATCGCCCTCCCGGTCCCCGGCTCCCCGGTCCCGGTCACCGGCCAGACCTTCGCCGCCCTGCTCGTCGGCGCCTCGCTCGGCGCGGGCCGCGGCTTCGCCTCCCTCGCGCTGTACGCGCTGCTCGGCATGGCGGGCCTGCCCTGGTTCGCGGGCGGCGCGGCCGGCGCGGGCGGCGCGACCTTCGGCTACGTCCTCGGCATGCTCCTCGCCTCCACCGCGGTCGGCGCGCTGGCCCGCCGCGGCGGCGACCGCGGCCCGCTGCGCACGGCCGGCACCATGGCGGCCGGCACGGCCCTGATCTACGCGGTCGGTGTGCCCTTCCTCGCGCTGAGCACCGGCATGTCGCTCGGCCAGGCGGTCGCGACCGGGCTCGTCCCCTTCCTGATCGGTGACGCCCTCAAGGCCGCGCTGGCGATGGGCGCGCTGCCCACCGCGTGGAAGCTGCTCGGCCGCCGCGGCTGACCCCGCGCGCGCCGTCCTTCCGTACGGAACCGGACCGGGCCCCGTACCACCACGTCGCGTGGCGGTACGGGGCCCGGCGGCTTTCCGGGCACGTGCGGGGCGTACGCGGGCGACCGGTCCGGCTCGTACCCGTACGACCCGTGCCCGTACGGTCCCTGCCCGTACGCCCCGTGGTCACCGGTGCGACGACCTGCGGGTGGTGATCCACACTCCGGTCCCGCCGAGGAGCAGCAGGCCCGCGGCGGCGCCCGCCAGCGGCAGGACCGACGGCGGACCGGTCTCGGGCAGCCGCTCCCCGGGGGCCGCCGACTCCGACGGACCCGGCGTGGCGGTCGACGAACCGGCCGGCACATTGACGGTGTTGAGCATCAGCGGGGTGTCCGGCGCGTCGGACACCGGGTTACGGGTGCCGAAATGGACCGGGCCCTGCTGCCACAGCAGGGTCTCCGTGTTTCCCAGCGTCACCGGCAGACAGATCTGCCCCTGCCGGTTGAGATCGAAATGCGCGGTGACGTCGAACGTACGGCTCTTTCCGCTCGCCAACGCGTCGATCGCACATGAGTACGCGCTGTTCGAACCCTTCGGCAGCCGCGCTTCCGGCACCTTCGTGCACCCGGCCACGTTGTCGACCGTCAGCCCCTGGAAACCGGCGACCGTCAGCCGTACGGCACCGGTCGTGGCGGAACCCTTGTTGGTGACCTTGGCGGTCAGCTCCGTCTTTCCGCTGCGATTGTCGACGGAAATCCTTTCCGGCAGTTCCGTGGTGATCCGATAGCCCGCCGGCGCGCTCGGACCGGCCTTGCCGCCCGCGCTGCTGCCCGGTACGGGTTCGGCCGCCAGGGCCGCCGGACCGGCCGACAGTGCCACTACGGCCGCCGCCGCGGCCACCATGAACGCACGTTTCCCCTGTCGGGTTGTGTACATTCTTGAACCCCCCTTTTCCCCGTCCTCGGCTGAGGTATTTGATGGGTACCACAAGATTCCGCGGGTGCTGTGGGGGCTGGGCATGGTGGGGAATGCGAGCGAGGTGGGGCCCGGGCGTCTGGCGGCGGGCCGATACCGCCTGCTGGAATTGATCGGACGCGGCGGAATGGGGCGGGTCTGGCGCGCCCAGGACGAAATGCTCGACCGGTGCGTCGCGGTCAAGGAAATACGTATCGACGAACACGCCGGCGAGGAAAGCGTGGTGCAGCGCGAACGCAGTCTGCGCGAGGCCCGCGCCACCGCCCGTATCGACCATCCGAATGTGGTGCGCGTCCACGACGTGGCCGAGGAGGGCGACCGGCTGTGGATCGTCATGCAACTGGTCCAGGCCCGCTCGCTGGAACAGATCCTCGCCCAGGACGGCCCGCTGTCCCCGGACGCGGCGGCCCGGGTCGGCGCCGGACTGGCCCGCGCCCTGCGCGAGGTGCACGCGGTGGGCGTGCTCCACCGGGACATCAAGCCCGGCAACGTCCTGATCGACGACCGGGGCGCCGTCGTCCTGACCGACTTCGGCATCGCCGCCATGCAGGACGCCACCGCGCTGACCATGGCCGGGATGCTGATCGGCTCGCCGGACTACATGGCGCCCGAACGGGTCGCGGGACAGGAACAGGGGCCGCCCTCCGACCTGTGGTCGCTGGGCGCCACCCTGTGCGCCGCCGTCGCGGGGCAGTCGCCGTTCACCCGCGCCACGACCCTCGCCACGCTGCACGCGGTGCTCCACGAGGAGCCCGCCATCCCGCCCGCCGCGGGCCCGCTGCGCGAGGTGCTGGCCGCCCTGCTGAACAAGGCACCCGAGGCGCGCCCCACCCTCGACGAGGTCGAGACGCTGCTCGCCCCGCCGGCACGCCGGGCCGCGGCGGCCAATCCGACGGAGCCGATGAACGCGGCCGAGGTCGTGGACGTGCGTACGCCCACGGTGGCCGACCCGGCGCCGGACCGCATCGAGGCGGCAGCCCCTGCTCCCGGTATGGACAGTGGCCCTCGGCCCGCGACGGCTCCCGCCACCCCCTCGACACCACCCGCACCGTCAGACCCACCCGGCCGTCCCCGCCGCAAGCGGCAGGCACTGCTCGCCGCCGGCGGAGTCCTCGCGTCCGCCGCCGCGGTCGTGGTGATCCTCGTCGCGTCGCAGGGCGCGGACCCCGGGGCACGGCCGGTGCCGGGGCCGGTACCGGCCGCCCTTCCGCCACCGGCACCGGAACGGGCACCGCCACGGACACCGGGAGCGGCGACCCGGCGGCCCCGTCCGGCGTCCGCCGCACCGAGAACGGCTTCGACTGGGTGCCGCCGGCCGGCTGGAACCGCACCGAGGAGTCCACCAGCGACATCACGTACAGCACGCGGGACGGCTCCACACTCGTCTCCGCGCGGCAGGACCCGTCCTCCGGCGGCGACCTGCTGACGGTCTGGCAGCGGTACGAGGCGCAGCAGCACGACGTGCCGGGCTACCGCAGGGTCCGGCTGGAGCGCACCACGTTCCAGGGGTATCCGGCCGTCCAGTGGCAGTTCGCCTACACCCGCGACGGGAAACCGGCGCACGGGCGGCAGCTCGGCTTCCGGGCCGGGAACCGGACGTACCAGCTCAACCTCTGGTACCTGGATACCGCCGAGGCCGCCGCCCTGCGCGCCTACGAACGGGTCAAGGAGTCCTTCCGGGTGTCGCCCTGACCTGCCGGGCCGCCGCCGTCCGCCGTACCGGTGCCGCCGTCGGCGCGCCGCCTGCGGTCCAGCACCAGGCCGACGGCCAGGACGACCACGGCCGCGACCACCGAGAGCACCATCTGCTCGCGCCCGTCGGGGTTGTAGAACATGTAGCCGACGACGAAGAGGATCAGCGCGATCGTCGCGTACGTCAGATACGGGTACAGCCACATCCGTACCGTCAGCCGCTCCGGCATCTCCCGCTCGATGACCTTGCGCATCCGGAGCTGCGAGAAGCAGATGACCAGCCAGACGAAGAGCGCCACCGCGCCGGAGGAGTTCAGCAGGAACGCGAAGACGGTGTCCTTGGAGGTGTAGCTGAAGATCGTCGCGACGAAGCCGAAGGCCACCGACGCCCAGATGGCGGTCGCCGGGACGCCGCCCTTGTTCACCCGGGCGAAGGACTTCGGCGCGTCGCCGCGCTCGCCGAGCGAGAAGGCCATCCGGGAGGCGGTGTACAGACCGGAGTTCAGGCAGGACAGCACGGCGGTGAGCACCACGACGTCCATCACGGTGCCGGCCGCCGGGATGTCCAGCGACTTCAGCACGGCCACGTACGGGCTCTTGTCGAGCGCCGGGTCGTCCCACGGCAGCAGCGTCACGATCACCGTGATCGACCCGATGTAGAACAGCGCGATCCGCCAGATGACGCTGTTGACGGCCTTGCGGACGGCCTGCACCGGGTTCGGCGACTCGCTGGCCGCCAGGGTGACGATCTCGCTGCCCATGAAGGAGAAGACCACCAGCAGCATGCCGGAGAGGATCGCGCCGGGCCCGTTCGGCAGGAAGCCGCCGTGGCCGGTCAGGTTGGCCATGCCCACCGCGTGGTCGCCGGGCGGCAGCCCGAAGATCGCCAGCGCGCCGACCACGATGAACACCACGATCGCCACGACCTTGATGCCGGCGAACCAGAACTCGAACTCGCCGAACGAGCCGACGGAGATCAGGTTGGTGCCGGTCAGCACGATCATCACCAGCAGCGCCCACGCCCACTGCGGGACGGCGGGGACCCAGCCGGTGAGGATCGAGGCGGCGGCGGTCGCCTCGACGGCCAGCACGACCGACCAGAAGAACCAGTAGAGCCAGCCGATGGTGAAGCCCGCCCAGCGGCCCAGCGCCCGGTCCGCGTACGCGGAGAACGAG
Proteins encoded in this region:
- a CDS encoding amino acid permease, whose translation is MGAHPPTMNAGKAAGGSGGPGGGQSPDGLQAGLKNRHLSMIAIGGVIGAGLFVGSGAGIAAAGPGILISYALTGLLVVLVMRMLGEMAAASPTSGSFSAYADRALGRWAGFTIGWLYWFFWSVVLAVEATAAASILTGWVPAVPQWAWALLVMIVLTGTNLISVGSFGEFEFWFAGIKVVAIVVFIVVGALAIFGLPPGDHAVGMANLTGHGGFLPNGPGAILSGMLLVVFSFMGSEIVTLAASESPNPVQAVRKAVNSVIWRIALFYIGSITVIVTLLPWDDPALDKSPYVAVLKSLDIPAAGTVMDVVVLTAVLSCLNSGLYTASRMAFSLGERGDAPKSFARVNKGGVPATAIWASVAFGFVATIFSYTSKDTVFAFLLNSSGAVALFVWLVICFSQLRMRKVIEREMPERLTVRMWLYPYLTYATIALILFVVGYMFYNPDGREQMVLSVVAAVVVLAVGLVLDRRRRADGGTGTADGGGPAGQGDTRKDSLTRS
- a CDS encoding serine/threonine-protein kinase, whose protein sequence is MLWGLGMVGNASEVGPGRLAAGRYRLLELIGRGGMGRVWRAQDEMLDRCVAVKEIRIDEHAGEESVVQRERSLREARATARIDHPNVVRVHDVAEEGDRLWIVMQLVQARSLEQILAQDGPLSPDAAARVGAGLARALREVHAVGVLHRDIKPGNVLIDDRGAVVLTDFGIAAMQDATALTMAGMLIGSPDYMAPERVAGQEQGPPSDLWSLGATLCAAVAGQSPFTRATTLATLHAVLHEEPAIPPAAGPLREVLAALLNKAPEARPTLDEVETLLAPPARRAAAANPTEPMNAAEVVDVRTPTVADPAPDRIEAAAPAPGMDSGPRPATAPATPSTPPAPSDPPGRPRRKRQALLAAGGVLASAAAVVVILVASQGADPGARPVPGPVPAALPPPAPERAPPRTPGAATRRPRPASAAPRTASTGCRRPAGTAPRSPPATSRTARGTAPHSSPRGRTRPPAATC
- a CDS encoding DUF1795 domain-containing protein, with the translated sequence MPGYRRVRLERTTFQGYPAVQWQFAYTRDGKPAHGRQLGFRAGNRTYQLNLWYLDTAEAAALRAYERVKESFRVSP
- a CDS encoding biotin transporter BioY produces the protein MSTADATTRPGAVLADLLPAADATRARVRDAALVVGGAALTGIAAQIALPVPGSPVPVTGQTFAALLVGASLGAGRGFASLALYALLGMAGLPWFAGGAAGAGGATFGYVLGMLLASTAVGALARRGGDRGPLRTAGTMAAGTALIYAVGVPFLALSTGMSLGQAVATGLVPFLIGDALKAALAMGALPTAWKLLGRRG